Proteins encoded by one window of Primulina huaijiensis isolate GDHJ02 chromosome 1, ASM1229523v2, whole genome shotgun sequence:
- the LOC140984648 gene encoding probable protein phosphatase 2C 44, which yields MGERSPSGGFSLLRTIKKVACLDGSSPDTGKGKSKKSSLCINKVSHGFHLVEGQSGHNMEDYHVAEYRKKKGHVLGLFAIFDGHLGDRVPSYLKDKLFNNILEEPNFWEDPHTAIKNAYRSTDKFILENSVEFGPGGSTAVTAIVIDGKELWVANIGDSRAVLCKNGNADQLTVDHEPHSERRRIEKQGGFVTNLPGDVARVDGQLAVARAFGDENLKAHLSSEPDIRPVRIDSSTQFVILASDGLWKVISNQEAVDIVKNIKDPQAAAKHLTSKALARKSKDDISCIVIRFG from the exons ATGGGGGAAAGAAGCCCTTCTGGAGGCTTCAGTCTTCTGCGCACTATCAAG AAAGTTGCTTGTTTAGATGGATCTTCACCCGACACAGGGAAAGGAAAGAGCAAAAAGTCATCGTTGTGTATTAATAAGGTGTCACATGGATTTCACTTGGTAGAAGGGCAATCTGGTCATAACATGGAGGACTACCATGTGGCCGAGTATCGAAAAAAGAAGGGGCATGTGCTCGGTTTGTTTGCAATTTTTGACGGACATCTTGGAGACCGTGTCCCTAGCTATCTGAAGGATAAGCTCTTCAACAACATACTTGAAGAG CCCAATTTTTGGGAGGACCCCCATACTGCCATTAAAAATGCTTATCGCTCAACTGATAAATTTATTCTAGAGAACTCAGTGGAATTTGGTCCTGGTGGCTCGACAGCAGTAACTGCAATTGTTATTGATGGAAAAGAGTTATGGGTGGCAAATATTGGTGATTCGAGGGCTGTCCTGTGCAAGAATGGAAATGCTGATCAACTTACAGTAGACCATGAGCCACATAGTGAGAGGAGGAGGATTGAGAAGCAAGGTGGCTTTGTGACTAATCTTCCAG GAGATGTGGCTCGAGTTGATGGCCAGCTTGCAGTTGCACGTGCTTTTGGAGATGAAAACCTTAAAGCCCATTTGAGTTCAGAGCCTGATATTCGTCCTGTACGGATTGACTCAAGCACCCAGTTTGTTATACTGGCAAGTGATGGCTTGTGGAAG GTGATCAGCAATCAAGAAGCAGTGGACATAGTGAAGAACATCAAGGATCCTCAAGCTGCCGCGAAGCATTTAACTTCAAAAGCACTGGCAAGAAAAAGCAAAGATGACATATCTTGCATAGTAATTCGTTTTGGATGA
- the LOC140984661 gene encoding uncharacterized protein: MNLSSPVTSATMPRSSRRRCSSVLFLTALILALFVHSASAGENDIVRDANALSFENASLRRAYIALQTWKKAIYSDPFNFTANWRGPRVCSYQGVFCAPSLNDSSTKVVAGIDLNHADIAGYLPDELGLLTDLALFHINSNRFCGVVPKSFTRLKLLFELDLSNNRFVGGFPDVVLSLPTLKFLDLRFNEFEGPVPTQIFDKNFDAIFLNDNRFRLGIPKNLGNSPVSVLVLANNNLGGCIPNSIGKMGKTLNELILMNDNLTGCLPPEIGLLKELTVFDVSFNDLQGPLPAEISRMKSLEQLNVAHNRLTGEVPSGICQLPRLQNFTYSYNYFTKEAPQCSRFGGQTATDGRENCIPGKSDQRSAKECASEPAKPFDCTKFRCGGVAPLPRRRPPPVGQKPPSPRPAQGPRPLNEPPPPPPTSRSSPSTRSHPPPPATHEVSTPPPPTQKVSPVTRLPPPPPPPPPHVYPSPPPPTPPPPPPPYVYPSPPPPPPPPSPPPPPPPPPYMYSSPPPPPLSPPPPPYVYSSPPPPSPPPPSPPPPYVYPSPPPPFPSPPPPPYIYPSPPPPSSSPPYVYSSPPPPSPSPPPPYVYSSPPPPPPPSPSPPPPPPPYIYSSPPPPSPSHQPPYGYSSPPPPYIHASPPLPPYVHPSPPLPPSVGCELPPPSPSPPPYKYSSPPPTSPSPPPPYKYSSPPPPSPSPPPPYKYSSPPPPSPSPPPPSPSPPPPYKYSSPPPPSPSPPPPYKYSSPPPPPENIPLPPIRGVSYASPPPPSIPYY, encoded by the exons ATGAATCTCTCCTCCCCCGTTACTTCCGCCACAATGCCGCGGTCTTCGCGGCGGCGATGCTCTTCCGTTTTGTTCCTCACGGCCCTCATCCTCGCCCTGTTTGTCCACAGTGCCTCCGCCGGAGAAAATGATATTGTAAGGGATGCCAACGCACTGAGCTTCGAGAACGCGAGTCTCCGACGAGCATACATTGCCTTGCAAACATGGAAAAAAGCCATTTACTCAGATCCTTTCAACTTCACTGCGAACTGGAGGGGCCCACGAGTTTGTTCCTACCAGGGAGTGTTCTGCGCTCCTTCTCTCAACGATTCCTCCACCAAAGTGGTGGCGGGGATCGACCTCAACCACGCTGACATCGCCGGTTACCTGCCTGACGAGCTTGGTTTGCTGACTGATCTTGCTCTGTTCCACATTAACTCCAACAGGTTCTGTGGGGTGGTTCCCAAGAGCTTCACGAGATTGAAGCTTCTGTTCGAGCTGGATTTGAGCAACAATAGATTCGTAGGGGGTTTCCCTGACGTGGTGCTCTCGTTGCCTACTTTGAAATTCTTGGATCTTAGGTTCAATGAATTTGAGGGGCCTGTTCCGACCCAGATTTTCGATAAAAATTTTGATGCCATTTTTTTGAATGATAATCGGTTCCGATTGGGCATCCCGAAGAACCTGGGGAATTCGCCGGTCTCTGTTCTGGTTCTGGCGAATAATAATCTTGGTGGATGCATTCCCAATAGTATTGGGAAGATGGGGAAAACTTTGAACGAGCTGATTTTGATGAATGACAATTTGACGGGATGTTTGCCGCCGGAGATTGGGTTGTTGAAGGAGCTAACGGTGTTTGACGTGAGCTTCAATGACCTACAGGGGCCACTGCCCGCGGAGATCAGCCGTATGAAGAGCCTGGAGCAGCTGAATGTGGCGCACAATCGCCTCACTGGGGAGGTGCCCAGTGGCATTTGCCAGCTGCCGCGGCTGCAGAACTTCACTTATTCGTATAATTACTTCACAAAGGAGGCGCCGCAGTGCAGTAGGTTCGGTGGCCAGACAGCGACGGATGGGCGGGAGAATTGTATTCCGGGGAAGAGCGATCAGAGGTCTGCTAAGGAGTGTGCTTCGGAACCTGCGAAGCCGTTTGATTGTACCAAGTTCAGGTGCGGAGGGGTTGCTCCGTTACCCAGAAGGAGGCCGCCACCGGTTGGGCAAAAGCCGCCGTCCCCGAGACCAGCCCAGGGACCAAGGCCACTTAATGAACCTCCTCCTCCTCCGCCTACGTCGAGATCTTCACCGTCTACTAGGTCACACCCTCCACCTCCGGCTACCCATGAAGTCTCCACACCACCTCCGCCTACTCAAAAAGTCTCTCCGGTGACTCGGCTTCCTCCACCACCGCCTCCGCCGCCGCCGCATGTTTATCCATCACCACCACCTCCGACACCACCACCACCCCCACCACCTTACGTTTATCCATcacctcctcctcctccacctcctccatccccaccaccaccaccaccaccaccaccatacATGTATTCCTCCCCGCCACCACCTCCCCTGTCTCCCCCTCCACCACCATACGTGTATTCATCTCCACCGCCACCTTCACCCCCACCA CCCTCCCCACCACCACCATATGTGTACCCATCTCCTCCGCCGCCTTTTCCATCCCCGCCACCACCACCTTATATATATCCATCTCCACCACCACCCTCTTCCTCCCCACCATACGTCTACTCATCACCGCCGCCACCCTCTCCATCGCCACCACCACCTTATGTATACTcctctccaccaccaccaccaccaccctcACCTtctccacctccaccaccaccaccatatatCTATTCCTCACCGCCGCCACCCTCTCCCTCCCATCAACCGCCATATGGTTACTCATCTCCACCGCCACCTTACATCCATGCCTCCCCACCACTACCACCATACGTGCATCCATCGCCACCACTACCCCCATCAGTTGGTTGTGAACTACCCCCTCCCTCACCATCCCCTCCACCTTATAAATATTCATCTCCGCCCCCTACCTCACCGTCCCCTCCACCACCTTACAAGTACTCCTCTCCCCCGCCTCCCTCACCATCCCCTCCACCACCTTACAAATACTCCTCTCCTCCACCTCCCTCACCATCCCCTCCACCTCCCTCACCGTCCCCTCCACCACCATATAAATACTCCTCTCCCCCGCCTCCCTCACCATCACCTCCACCACCTTACAAATATTCATCACCGCCACCTCCCCCAGAAAACATACCCCTTCCTCCCATAAGAGGAGTTTCCTACGCATCTCCGCCACCCCCTTCCATTCCATACTACTAA